A DNA window from Mariprofundus aestuarium contains the following coding sequences:
- a CDS encoding sensor histidine kinase, whose amino-acid sequence MRQIGMLRLIPLILALALLTITVMLWPASDEEAVLLAWVNVGLMLALSLLLIQYGIKLVRERREPPPGSRLRAKLVIALVGMLLIPSMMIQMAANQMVERGMAVWFDVRVDTLLDRALNLAQGFYERVEKDMKRSMLNYISDATLIAAASGKLDHRVVSTYLSEIRELEGWQKAELFDTNELLIGGVQLGELSALQAEPLSDVAKLSMRLGRVTTELLTRDGGEVAVGYAPIVGSTTIIGLLRVEIRLPAGMIKNARAVESDYRSYRQLEHNRQSIRETFTHVMLFVTLLVVLVAGLVGLLFARRLTSPVGDLADALRRVTEGDLNVVISETSRDELGSLAHSFNTMVNRLKMNVEAIEQAQQDLTKALDNSRQRQYVLESLLANLHTGVLLVDANGRVRLLNQAVREILQLPDNWMPSVDILQASKGSLHDIGEFYAELSHQQEDHLQREFDIELSEGRSLQVLARGARLSETGSSGFSGYLLVIDDISELAEAQRNKAWAEVARRLAHEIKNPLTPIKLSAERLQRRFRTQVDDEKVFDVCTHAIVTQVERLQRLIADFSTLARMPQPKIREVSVCSLLQEMDELFNSYHRLDVTPCDAGWVCCCDPDQVRQVLINLVDNALTATEGREGKVVRLYAQVSEQCVEWHVEDDGDGVEASSASQLFEAYYSTKASGSGLGLAIARRIAEDHGGSLKLVSEATPTRFCLCLPKCREQMEES is encoded by the coding sequence GTGAGGCAAATAGGCATGCTGCGGTTGATACCTTTGATTCTGGCGTTGGCGCTGTTGACGATTACCGTCATGTTATGGCCTGCCTCAGATGAAGAGGCGGTACTGCTTGCATGGGTCAATGTAGGGTTGATGCTGGCTCTGTCGCTGCTGCTGATTCAATATGGTATCAAGCTGGTCAGGGAGCGAAGAGAGCCTCCGCCAGGCTCTCGCTTGCGAGCCAAGCTTGTCATTGCTCTGGTCGGTATGCTTCTGATTCCATCGATGATGATTCAAATGGCTGCGAATCAGATGGTCGAACGAGGCATGGCTGTCTGGTTTGATGTGCGCGTAGATACGCTGCTGGATCGCGCCTTGAACCTGGCGCAGGGATTTTATGAGCGTGTTGAGAAGGACATGAAACGCAGCATGCTCAACTATATCAGTGATGCCACTTTAATCGCTGCTGCTTCCGGAAAGTTGGACCACCGTGTGGTTTCCACTTACTTGAGTGAGATCAGAGAGCTGGAGGGTTGGCAGAAGGCGGAGCTGTTCGACACCAATGAACTGCTGATCGGTGGCGTTCAATTGGGTGAGTTAAGTGCCCTGCAGGCTGAGCCTTTGAGTGATGTGGCAAAGCTGTCGATGCGGCTGGGCAGAGTGACAACTGAGCTGTTGACCCGTGATGGCGGAGAGGTAGCAGTTGGCTATGCTCCGATTGTGGGCTCTACAACTATAATTGGGCTGTTACGTGTGGAGATTCGTTTGCCCGCCGGCATGATCAAGAATGCCCGTGCAGTGGAGTCGGACTATCGCAGCTACCGGCAGCTTGAGCATAACCGTCAGAGTATTCGCGAGACATTTACCCATGTGATGCTGTTTGTAACCTTGCTGGTTGTTCTCGTGGCTGGCTTGGTGGGGCTGCTGTTTGCCCGCAGGTTAACGTCTCCGGTCGGAGATCTTGCTGACGCACTCAGGCGTGTGACGGAAGGTGACCTGAATGTTGTGATTTCTGAAACGTCCCGCGATGAACTTGGCTCTCTTGCTCACTCGTTTAATACCATGGTTAACCGCCTGAAAATGAATGTGGAGGCCATTGAGCAGGCACAGCAGGATCTAACCAAGGCTCTTGATAACAGCAGACAGCGCCAGTATGTGCTTGAGTCCCTGCTGGCGAACCTTCATACGGGCGTACTTCTTGTGGACGCTAACGGCCGGGTTAGGCTTCTCAATCAGGCAGTAAGGGAAATATTACAACTTCCGGATAACTGGATGCCCAGCGTTGATATTCTACAGGCCAGTAAAGGGAGCCTGCACGATATTGGCGAGTTTTATGCCGAACTCAGTCATCAGCAGGAGGACCATCTGCAGCGGGAGTTTGATATCGAACTATCCGAAGGCAGGAGTCTGCAGGTGTTGGCACGAGGGGCCCGACTGAGTGAAACCGGGTCAAGCGGGTTTTCGGGATATCTTCTGGTAATTGACGATATTTCAGAGCTTGCTGAGGCGCAGCGTAACAAGGCTTGGGCTGAGGTGGCGCGCCGTCTGGCTCATGAGATCAAGAACCCGTTAACTCCGATCAAACTCTCCGCAGAACGGTTGCAGCGGCGTTTCCGCACTCAGGTGGATGATGAGAAGGTCTTCGATGTCTGTACCCATGCGATTGTCACCCAGGTGGAGCGGCTGCAGCGTTTGATTGCCGACTTTTCAACACTGGCGAGAATGCCGCAGCCAAAAATACGTGAGGTGTCGGTTTGTTCGCTGTTGCAGGAGATGGATGAGCTGTTTAACAGTTACCATCGCCTTGATGTGACTCCATGTGATGCCGGATGGGTATGCTGCTGTGACCCCGATCAGGTGCGGCAGGTTTTGATTAACCTGGTGGATAACGCACTCACGGCAACGGAAGGGCGGGAGGGCAAGGTGGTTCGCCTCTATGCCCAGGTGTCTGAGCAGTGCGTAGAGTGGCATGTGGAAGATGATGGTGATGGAGTTGAAGCCTCATCGGCATCGCAGCTTTTTGAAGCTTACTACTCTACCAAGGCAAGTGGATCTGGACTGGGTCTGGCCATTGCCAGACGAATTGCCGAGGATCATGGTGGAAGCTTGAAGCTGGTTTCTGAGGCCACACCGACACGCTTTTGCCTGTGCCTGCCAAAATGCCGAGAACAGATGGAGGAGTCATGA
- a CDS encoding sigma-54-dependent transcriptional regulator, translated as MTARIMIVDDEQPIRDSLQGLFEDEDYLVVSAASGEEAIARLRKQSVDCVLLDIWMPGIDGLETLSRIQQVDASLPVIMMSGHATIDTAVRATRLGAFDFVEKPLSFDRLLILSRNAIQKRRLEQENSDLKLQGKGNGHQSRRQLIGKSAAITEVKALIKRVALSDTPVLILGEHGTGKAVAASLLHEASKRKDGPFIEVNTASVVANRMDSELFGHEKGAFAGALHSQRGRFEAAHGGTLFFDEVAELSLSAQAKILRVMQDRVVQRLGNPTPMPANVRLLAASSRDLEQILKDEQLREDFYYRLNVVSIRIPSLRERIEDMPLLVETLATEQANELGGKSVRFSSAVLSELMAYHWPGNVRELRNYIERCHILMPGEEMTRENMLPPDQSIAQISHKAASARISVVLPGGDADNFHEARELFERTFLLQKLEKHDWNISRTATDIGMERSQLHRKIKSFGLMPPEKEQL; from the coding sequence ATGACCGCAAGAATCATGATTGTGGATGATGAGCAACCTATTCGCGATTCGCTTCAGGGGCTGTTTGAAGATGAAGATTATCTGGTGGTCTCCGCCGCCTCCGGTGAGGAGGCGATAGCCAGATTGCGAAAGCAAAGTGTTGATTGTGTGCTGCTTGATATCTGGATGCCGGGTATTGATGGGCTGGAGACGCTCAGCCGTATCCAGCAGGTCGATGCCAGCCTGCCGGTGATTATGATGAGCGGCCATGCCACCATTGATACGGCAGTTCGCGCCACCCGTTTGGGCGCATTTGATTTTGTTGAAAAGCCTCTCTCGTTTGATCGCCTGCTTATTCTCTCCCGCAATGCAATACAGAAGCGTCGCCTTGAGCAGGAGAACAGTGATCTAAAGCTGCAGGGTAAGGGGAACGGTCATCAAAGCCGCAGGCAACTGATTGGCAAAAGCGCAGCCATTACTGAGGTGAAAGCGTTGATCAAGAGGGTGGCCCTGTCGGACACGCCTGTTCTGATTTTGGGGGAGCATGGCACAGGCAAAGCAGTGGCGGCATCGCTTTTGCATGAGGCATCCAAGCGCAAGGATGGCCCATTTATTGAGGTAAACACGGCCAGTGTAGTGGCCAACCGCATGGATTCAGAGTTGTTTGGCCATGAGAAGGGCGCATTTGCCGGCGCGCTGCATTCACAACGTGGCCGCTTCGAGGCAGCCCACGGGGGGACGCTCTTTTTCGATGAGGTGGCGGAACTTAGTCTGAGTGCACAGGCTAAGATCTTACGTGTAATGCAGGACCGGGTGGTTCAACGGTTGGGAAACCCGACGCCGATGCCTGCCAATGTGCGTCTTCTTGCTGCCAGCTCCCGTGATCTGGAGCAGATACTTAAAGATGAACAGCTGCGGGAGGATTTTTACTATCGTCTGAACGTGGTTTCGATCCGCATACCATCTCTCAGGGAGCGAATCGAGGACATGCCGCTGCTTGTCGAAACGCTGGCAACTGAGCAGGCTAACGAATTGGGTGGAAAATCGGTGCGTTTTAGTTCAGCTGTTCTCAGTGAGCTAATGGCATACCATTGGCCCGGAAATGTTCGTGAATTACGCAATTATATCGAACGTTGTCATATACTGATGCCGGGAGAGGAGATGACCAGAGAGAATATGTTGCCACCGGATCAGTCAATTGCGCAGATATCCCATAAGGCTGCTTCGGCAAGAATATCTGTTGTCTTGCCCGGTGGTGATGCAGACAATTTTCATGAGGCACGAGAGCTCTTTGAGCGCACCTTCCTGTTGCAGAAGCTTGAGAAGCACGACTGGAATATCAGCCGAACTGCAACCGATATTGGCATGGAACGAAGCCAGTTGCATCGCAAGATCAAGTCGTTTGGATTGATGCCTCCAGAGAAGGAGCAGTTATGA
- the trkA gene encoding Trk system potassium transporter TrkA, whose amino-acid sequence MNVIILGAGEVGYHIAHRLATEGNNVAVVDQDEVRLQVIADAMDVKTICGKASHPRILEAAGAADADLLIAVTTNDEVNMLACQVAHSLFKVPTKLARVREADYALHRDQLIGRDDLPIDVIISPEGEAAKVVMGSLNVSSALDAREFFGGSIQLVEFVVRPKSLLAGLSLKEFPEVMGGLGVYVVAHEHNEGWSVPKGDTVLLAGDSIYVAVSRKQLDKLMETLDMACHSPLGRNIMIVGGGHIGFIVASELEKAGALVKLIEYNADRAEWLSDQFNNVIVIQGDALDQKLLEEENIDKMDDFLAVTNDDETNILSSLISKRYGVPHVVTLVNRSIYTQLVRQIGLDVTVSPRLSTVASILSFVRKGRIHGMASIADGNLEVLEAEALETSAILHTPLKDLALPDDTVIGAILRDGQIIVPNGTVEVEPHDHVLIVTTSTSIPAVEKLFEVHLEFF is encoded by the coding sequence ATGAATGTCATAATTCTTGGTGCTGGTGAGGTGGGATATCACATTGCCCACAGGCTGGCTACTGAGGGCAATAACGTTGCTGTTGTTGATCAGGATGAGGTTCGCCTGCAGGTGATTGCTGATGCAATGGATGTGAAAACGATCTGCGGTAAGGCTTCGCATCCGCGCATCCTTGAGGCGGCTGGAGCTGCAGATGCCGACCTGCTGATTGCTGTAACCACCAATGATGAGGTCAATATGCTGGCCTGCCAGGTGGCTCATTCGCTTTTTAAGGTCCCCACCAAACTAGCGCGTGTGCGCGAAGCAGATTATGCCCTGCATCGGGATCAACTGATTGGCAGGGATGACCTTCCTATTGATGTCATTATCTCACCAGAGGGAGAGGCAGCAAAGGTGGTCATGGGAAGTCTGAATGTCTCCAGTGCACTGGATGCCCGGGAATTTTTCGGTGGCTCAATTCAGTTGGTTGAGTTTGTGGTTAGGCCCAAGAGTCTTCTGGCCGGGCTGTCGCTAAAGGAGTTTCCTGAGGTGATGGGGGGGCTCGGCGTTTATGTTGTGGCTCACGAGCACAATGAAGGCTGGAGTGTGCCTAAGGGTGATACTGTGCTGCTGGCTGGCGACAGTATTTATGTGGCGGTTTCCCGCAAACAGCTTGATAAGCTGATGGAAACGCTCGATATGGCCTGCCACTCGCCTCTCGGGCGTAATATCATGATTGTTGGCGGTGGGCATATCGGCTTTATAGTGGCATCGGAGCTGGAAAAAGCAGGCGCGCTGGTTAAGTTGATCGAATACAATGCAGATCGGGCCGAGTGGCTTTCTGATCAGTTCAATAATGTCATAGTTATTCAGGGAGATGCGCTGGATCAGAAGCTTCTAGAGGAAGAGAATATCGATAAGATGGACGACTTCCTAGCCGTGACCAACGACGATGAAACCAATATTCTCAGCAGCCTAATTTCCAAGCGGTATGGGGTGCCGCATGTAGTAACATTGGTGAACCGCTCGATCTATACGCAACTTGTACGTCAGATCGGTCTCGATGTTACCGTTTCGCCCCGCCTCTCCACCGTGGCTTCAATTCTCAGTTTTGTGCGCAAGGGGCGTATTCACGGCATGGCCTCGATTGCCGATGGCAATCTGGAGGTCCTGGAAGCTGAAGCGCTGGAGACCAGTGCAATTCTTCATACGCCGCTCAAGGATCTGGCATTGCCGGATGATACCGTGATAGGGGCTATTCTTCGCGATGGTCAGATTATCGTTCCTAACGGCACTGTAGAGGTGGAGCCCCACGACCACGTTTTGATTGTGACAACGAGCACTTCCATACCAGCGGTCGAGAAATTGTTCGAAGTTCATCTCGAATTCTTTTAA
- a CDS encoding TrkH family potassium uptake protein — translation MHPKGVIWTIGILVALYGGSMMVPALVALYYGAGHAAEFLEAGSIVILFGASMVRYGGSAPKKLSHRDGFLIVALAWLILSLLGAVPFWTTGTLPSVVDAMFESASGLTTTGATVLSGLDDLPRSILFWRSMQEWLGGMGIIVLAVAVMPLLGVGGMQLFKAETPGPVKDKLTARVTETAKLLWYLYLGLTIVCALSYWLAGMTPFDAINHAMCTVAIGGFSTHDASFGFYHGIPLQLVAVFFMIFAGINFTLHFAAALHGFSLRTYLQDEEFKTYILWITVMLIIIGGMIGWTGQDEAIHVVFNVVSIATTTGFAVSDYSLWPPGAIMLLTMTMFVGACAGSTGGGMKVVRILLLFRQGMREIRRLVHPHGVIHVKMGNHRISSKVTEALWGFAVLFIVCYIIIATLLAFTGVDIVTSFTAAAACITNTGPGFGEVGPASTYADLPEMAKGVLIFGMILGRLEIYTFFVMLVPEFWRD, via the coding sequence ATGCATCCTAAAGGAGTGATCTGGACGATAGGTATTCTTGTTGCCCTCTACGGCGGCAGTATGATGGTACCTGCACTGGTTGCCCTCTATTACGGGGCTGGTCATGCAGCTGAGTTTCTGGAGGCGGGTTCCATCGTGATACTTTTCGGGGCCTCCATGGTTCGTTACGGTGGCAGTGCACCCAAAAAGTTAAGTCATCGCGACGGTTTTCTGATTGTTGCACTGGCATGGTTGATTCTTTCCCTGCTGGGGGCGGTGCCGTTCTGGACGACCGGCACACTGCCATCAGTGGTCGATGCTATGTTTGAGTCGGCTTCCGGCCTGACAACGACCGGTGCGACTGTACTTAGCGGTTTGGATGACCTTCCGCGCTCCATTCTGTTCTGGCGCTCCATGCAGGAGTGGCTGGGCGGTATGGGTATCATCGTTCTGGCCGTGGCCGTAATGCCGCTGCTGGGCGTGGGTGGCATGCAGCTGTTCAAGGCAGAAACTCCGGGGCCGGTGAAGGATAAGTTGACGGCACGGGTGACTGAAACAGCCAAACTTCTCTGGTATCTCTACCTTGGCCTGACCATCGTATGTGCTCTCTCCTACTGGCTGGCCGGTATGACACCGTTTGATGCAATCAATCATGCCATGTGTACTGTGGCGATCGGTGGCTTCTCAACCCATGATGCAAGCTTTGGTTTCTATCACGGTATACCACTGCAGCTAGTCGCGGTCTTTTTTATGATTTTTGCTGGTATCAACTTCACACTGCATTTTGCTGCCGCTCTGCATGGATTTTCTTTGCGCACCTACCTGCAGGATGAGGAGTTCAAGACCTACATCCTCTGGATTACTGTCATGCTGATCATCATTGGCGGTATGATCGGCTGGACAGGGCAGGATGAGGCAATCCATGTGGTCTTCAATGTCGTTTCCATTGCTACAACGACTGGTTTTGCAGTGAGTGATTACAGCCTCTGGCCACCGGGTGCAATTATGCTGCTGACGATGACAATGTTTGTCGGTGCCTGTGCCGGTTCTACCGGTGGTGGCATGAAGGTTGTGCGTATCCTGCTGCTGTTTCGTCAGGGTATGCGTGAAATTCGACGCCTGGTGCACCCGCACGGCGTGATTCACGTTAAGATGGGTAACCATCGCATCTCTTCCAAGGTGACTGAGGCGCTGTGGGGCTTTGCCGTGCTGTTTATCGTCTGTTACATCATTATTGCCACACTGCTTGCCTTTACAGGTGTGGATATTGTCACCTCCTTTACTGCTGCGGCTGCCTGTATTACCAATACCGGGCCGGGCTTTGGTGAGGTGGGGCCTGCCAGTACCTATGCAGACCTTCCCGAAATGGCCAAGGGCGTTCTTATTTTCGGCATGATTCTCGGGCGTCTGGAGATTTATACGTTCTTCGTGATGCTGGTACCTGAGTTCTGGCGCGATTAG
- a CDS encoding leucyl aminopeptidase — MIEISVKAGHAHKQRDDAVIIPLLEGRKLTESGKTLQQETGKTLPSFLRKFDLSGKFGELATLYDVEGTFSQRVVLLGVGDEKKLSLQKLRALAAKVARELDKSGARDVSFYLPELMVRGTVIAERVQAIAEGIWLGLYSFEKYKSKKEEDKRALRSVTIMVASRRDLDDAGAAVSRARAVAVGTNFARDLANEPGNVCTPEFLGDQAAALSHKKLKVTVMDKAAIEVAGFTALLAVNQGSAKEPRFIVLEYNGGKKSEAPVALVGKGLTFDAGGISIKPGAQMDEMKFDMCGSATVLGIFRSITELDLPINLLGVIPATENLLGAAAYKPGDIITSYKGITIEVLNTDAEGRIILSDALAYAAERKPAEIIDFATLTGACVIALGGQASGLLGTGEKLKKSLMLSGDYTYDRVWELPMFEEYQEQIKSEIADIKNIGGREAGTITAACFLSRFVDDIPWAHLDIAGTAWNMKGTDISAKGATGAGVRLVVDYLSRKPC; from the coding sequence ATGATTGAGATTTCAGTAAAGGCAGGGCATGCACACAAACAGCGTGATGATGCTGTGATTATTCCTCTTCTTGAGGGACGTAAGCTGACTGAATCGGGGAAAACCCTGCAACAGGAAACAGGTAAGACGCTGCCATCATTCCTGCGTAAGTTTGATCTTAGTGGAAAGTTCGGGGAACTGGCTACGCTGTATGATGTCGAAGGCACCTTTAGCCAGCGTGTTGTGCTGTTGGGGGTAGGTGATGAGAAGAAGCTGAGCCTGCAGAAGCTCAGGGCACTGGCAGCCAAGGTGGCGCGTGAGCTCGATAAAAGCGGGGCGCGTGATGTCTCCTTTTATCTGCCTGAACTGATGGTGCGTGGAACCGTTATTGCAGAGCGCGTGCAGGCCATTGCAGAGGGGATATGGCTTGGTCTATACAGCTTTGAGAAGTACAAGAGCAAAAAAGAGGAGGACAAACGGGCGCTGCGCTCGGTAACCATTATGGTGGCCTCTCGCAGGGATCTGGATGATGCAGGTGCTGCAGTATCACGGGCGCGGGCTGTTGCTGTTGGAACAAATTTTGCCCGTGACCTTGCCAATGAGCCGGGCAATGTCTGCACACCTGAATTTCTCGGTGATCAGGCGGCAGCACTGAGCCACAAGAAACTGAAAGTGACGGTGATGGACAAGGCCGCGATAGAGGTGGCGGGGTTCACTGCGCTGCTGGCAGTCAATCAGGGCTCTGCAAAAGAGCCACGTTTTATCGTGCTGGAATACAACGGTGGCAAAAAATCGGAAGCGCCTGTCGCATTGGTTGGCAAGGGACTCACATTTGATGCGGGCGGCATCTCGATTAAGCCCGGAGCACAGATGGATGAGATGAAGTTCGATATGTGTGGTTCAGCTACTGTATTGGGCATCTTCAGGTCGATAACGGAGCTGGACCTGCCGATCAACCTTCTTGGAGTAATTCCTGCCACAGAGAACCTGCTGGGTGCGGCAGCTTATAAACCGGGCGATATCATTACCAGTTACAAAGGAATTACCATCGAAGTACTGAATACCGATGCTGAAGGCCGTATCATTCTTTCCGATGCACTTGCCTATGCCGCTGAGAGAAAGCCTGCCGAAATTATCGATTTTGCCACACTCACAGGTGCCTGTGTCATTGCGCTGGGAGGGCAGGCGTCGGGATTGCTGGGGACCGGTGAGAAGCTGAAAAAATCCCTCATGTTATCGGGCGACTATACCTACGACAGGGTGTGGGAGCTGCCGATGTTTGAGGAGTACCAAGAGCAGATCAAGTCTGAAATCGCCGATATCAAGAATATCGGAGGTCGCGAGGCGGGCACGATCACGGCTGCCTGCTTTCTCTCCCGTTTTGTCGATGATATCCCGTGGGCACATCTCGATATTGCAGGTACGGCCTGGAACATGAAGGGGACCGATATTTCCGCTAAGGGCGCGACCGGAGCAGGCGTGCGGCTTGTGGTTGATTATCTATCTAGGAAGCCTTGTTAA
- a CDS encoding GspE/PulE family protein: MNTNKLKGRYLEVTVKLMNGEGLDGYLLGFSPIMKKLLFFLEAGKAEEGRKLNAKDIVYIGFKSAKTGIADRPSKLLHMDELKVVTMTSESFSVLAQAPATHAPGFFAIGKDNDFPFERIFFYSHGVRLQESPERLGDLLVDQDIISAKDIEVALELQTQALLPLGTILKGHGKLKDEDMDQFLSEQRSRDMRLGDLLVDQDLVTTEDIDQALEEQAESQKDSKVEVPLGHILLNKGKVKDVDIDSALLIQSRRRMRLGELLIEAKLITEQDLQYALEEQKVRGQRIGEVLLSTEIITEDQLLEALAKKFRLPTLNLDEYEINPMASVEVGRATIEKYRIVPIDTDKRSLTIALADPMGLEAFDGISFTTGKKVHEVLVKTSQLNSHLEKLLQEEIMEDDLACEFLHHEDLEEEEPFNEMQIAQSAEDAPIVRLVNRIIRNGLSKKVSDIHILPQAKKITVAYRKNGELIAENALDKSLHRQISARIKILSDMDISEQRLPQDGRLLLREGKHTYEFRVSCIPNTFGESLVLRVLSKDVAVDLDTLGLREPDMKQLSLMSRKPFGLILVTGPTGSGKSTTLFAVLKSISHLPAHILTIEDPVESEIPGANQIQVHQKIGMTFARILRNVLRHDPDIIMIGEMRDTETAEIGIEAALTGHLMFSTLHTNSAVDTIIRLNDLGIPNYLIAPALLGIISQNLLKKLCPDCRRPIDKSDPSFTMIRDLGLEVPENLYEKVGCDKCEQSGYVGRVMLYEFLVVNDKIRQAIHTGKSGGELQEIAVANGLQPKSLHALKMAADGEIDHHDFIYSLM, translated from the coding sequence GTGAACACGAATAAACTGAAAGGCCGTTATCTTGAAGTAACTGTCAAGCTAATGAACGGGGAGGGCCTTGATGGCTACCTGCTCGGGTTTTCTCCAATCATGAAGAAACTCCTTTTCTTTCTAGAGGCGGGAAAAGCTGAAGAGGGACGTAAGCTCAATGCAAAGGATATTGTCTATATTGGTTTCAAGAGCGCCAAGACCGGCATAGCTGATCGTCCATCAAAGTTGCTGCATATGGATGAGTTAAAGGTAGTTACCATGACTTCGGAGTCATTCAGTGTGCTTGCGCAAGCACCAGCAACGCATGCACCGGGCTTTTTTGCTATTGGCAAGGATAACGACTTTCCCTTTGAACGTATTTTCTTCTATTCCCATGGAGTTCGCCTGCAGGAGAGTCCCGAGCGACTGGGCGACCTTCTCGTTGATCAGGATATTATCTCAGCAAAAGATATTGAGGTGGCACTGGAACTTCAGACACAGGCGCTGCTGCCTCTGGGGACCATTCTGAAAGGGCATGGTAAGCTCAAGGATGAGGATATGGACCAGTTTCTGTCCGAGCAGCGTAGTCGTGACATGAGGCTTGGGGATCTGCTGGTTGATCAGGATCTGGTAACGACTGAGGATATTGATCAGGCGCTGGAAGAGCAGGCCGAGAGCCAAAAGGATAGCAAGGTGGAGGTGCCGCTTGGCCACATCCTGTTGAACAAGGGCAAGGTGAAAGATGTCGACATTGATTCGGCGCTTCTGATCCAGAGTCGCCGTAGAATGCGGCTGGGAGAACTGCTGATCGAGGCCAAGCTGATCACAGAACAGGATCTTCAGTATGCGCTTGAGGAGCAGAAGGTTCGCGGCCAACGTATTGGTGAGGTTTTGCTCAGTACGGAGATCATTACCGAAGATCAACTTCTCGAGGCGCTTGCCAAGAAATTCCGTCTGCCAACGCTCAATCTGGATGAATACGAGATCAACCCTATGGCGAGTGTCGAAGTTGGCCGTGCAACCATTGAGAAGTACAGGATTGTGCCAATCGATACGGACAAGCGATCACTGACTATTGCGCTTGCAGATCCGATGGGGCTGGAGGCATTTGACGGCATCAGCTTCACGACTGGAAAGAAGGTGCATGAGGTGCTGGTTAAAACCTCGCAGTTGAACTCCCATCTTGAGAAGCTTTTGCAGGAAGAGATCATGGAGGATGATCTTGCCTGCGAGTTCCTGCATCACGAGGACCTTGAAGAAGAGGAGCCATTCAATGAGATGCAGATTGCACAGTCGGCTGAGGATGCGCCGATTGTCCGGCTGGTGAACCGAATTATCCGCAACGGTCTGAGTAAGAAGGTGTCCGATATCCATATTTTGCCACAGGCTAAGAAGATTACGGTGGCTTATCGCAAGAACGGCGAGCTGATTGCCGAAAATGCCCTGGACAAGAGCCTGCACCGCCAGATTTCTGCGCGTATCAAGATACTTTCCGATATGGACATCTCAGAGCAGCGACTGCCGCAGGATGGGCGCCTGCTTCTCAGGGAGGGCAAGCATACCTACGAGTTCCGCGTCTCCTGTATCCCCAATACCTTCGGGGAGTCGCTGGTACTGCGTGTCCTGAGCAAAGATGTGGCGGTTGATCTCGATACACTGGGCCTGCGTGAGCCGGACATGAAGCAGCTCTCGCTGATGTCGCGTAAACCATTCGGCCTAATTCTGGTGACCGGTCCAACGGGTTCCGGTAAGTCGACCACGCTGTTTGCTGTTTTAAAGTCGATTTCCCATCTTCCTGCTCATATTCTCACCATTGAGGATCCGGTGGAGTCGGAAATTCCCGGTGCTAACCAGATTCAGGTGCACCAGAAGATCGGCATGACCTTTGCGCGCATTCTGCGCAATGTGCTGCGTCACGATCCCGACATCATCATGATTGGTGAGATGCGCGATACGGAAACGGCTGAAATCGGTATCGAAGCAGCCCTGACCGGTCACCTGATGTTCTCCACGCTGCATACCAATTCGGCTGTGGACACCATTATCCGCCTCAATGATCTAGGTATTCCCAACTATCTTATTGCTCCTGCTCTTCTGGGTATTATCAGCCAGAACCTGCTAAAGAAGCTCTGCCCTGACTGCCGGCGCCCGATTGATAAGAGTGATCCATCCTTCACGATGATTCGTGACCTCGGGCTGGAGGTGCCGGAAAACCTCTATGAGAAGGTGGGTTGCGATAAGTGCGAGCAGAGCGGTTATGTCGGCAGGGTGATGCTCTACGAGTTTCTCGTGGTCAACGATAAGATTCGCCAGGCTATTCACACGGGGAAAAGCGGAGGTGAACTACAGGAGATTGCCGTTGCGAATGGTCTGCAGCCAAAATCTCTACATGCCTTGAAAATGGCGGCTGATGGTGAGATCGACCATCACGACTTCATCTACTCGTTGATGTAA